GCCGCGCTGCGGCACGGGCGTCTGATAGTATCGCCCGTTGTCGATCAGCCACACGCCCAGGTTGTCATACAGTTCGCCAGCGAGGACGGGTTCCGGGTCGCCAAACCGACAGGCAAAGGCGGCGTTTTTGTCCTCGGCCTGCGTATTATTCCGCTTTTTCTTCATATTATTCCTTTCACCCCACCCTAATGCGTACAATCACCGCACGGGATGAATTTTGTTCTCCGGCAAGGAAGATGAGCCCGTTTTGAGGGAGTGCACTCTTCTGGTACTCGACCGAAAAAGCGGGCGAAATCTGACGCAGGCGGAGGGCAAAAGACGCCCGTGCTAACTCATCGCGATTACGCAGCCGCCGCCAGAATCTTGCCGCGCCAACGGCTCCGCCGCCAGCGCATGCATGACGCTCCAGGCCTCGTCCGCGTGGCCTGTTTTTTCCGTGCGGCCGGCCGCATAGGTCATTTGTCCGCTGTTGGTGGTGGTGCGCTTGATCGTCATAAAGGCGTGAGCCAGATCAATGTCGCCCGCGTCAAACTGAAAACGCCCCTGCTCCATAACTTCCAGAGCCTTGAGCACCATCTGCGCCTTGACCTGCGGGCTGTACACAATGGGTACGGTCATGGGTATGAACTGCTTCACCATTTCATACACGCCGATGCCCGGCCCTGTGGTGTCCACGCCAAAGTGCCCGTAATTGTAACGGCGGCTCTGTTCGCGTATGCGCTCGCCCTGCCACAAGTAGCTCTTGTTCTGCCAGCGTTCCTTTTCCAGCAGGCGGATCACGCCGCCGGACACATCAGGTGGCAACAGGGTGGACGCGCTGGCGTTGTCCCCGGTGCGGGCAGGGTCATAGCCGCCCCACACGTTGCGGTTGCCCACGGGCTGGGCCGCGTTGCGGTCAATGTCCGTCCACTCGCCCGTGTCCACCATGCAGCGCTCAAGCAATGACAGGGCAAACACGCTCTGCGCATCATCAATAAAGCGGCAGCGAAACAACTGCTCAAAATCATCAGTGCTGTATTCCAGCTTGAGCTGGGCAAGGTCGAAGAGGTCGCAGCCCCCGGCCATGGCATCGTCCAGGGTAACGATCTGGCGAAACCACGAATCCGGGCAGGCCGTGCCGGCGCGCAGTGCCGCATCGTCCGGCCAGGGCTTGCGCTTGGCATAGCGCTGCTGAAAGTCCTCACCGCTCCACAGGCTGAAGGCATCGTGCGTCAGGGCTGAAGGCGTGGAAAAGATGGTGCGCCGCCACTTCTTGTGCGCGGCCATGCCTGTGGCCACCTTGAACAGCTCGCGGAACTTCGTGATCCAGAAAAATTCGTCGATGTAAACGTGCCCGTGGTAGCTCTGGGCGCTCTTGCTGTTGTTGCTCAAAAAATACAGCGTGGACGGGCCGTGCGCCGTGTTCAGCACAATGGGGTTGCCCGTGAGGTTTATGTCAAATTCCTCGGCGGCAATGGCCGTTATGTATGAGCGGAACACCTCGCTCTGCGCTCTGGTGGCAGAAAGAAAAATCTGGTTGTCGCCAGTGAGCACGGCATCTTCCAGCGCCTCCTGGGCAAAGTACCAGGTGGCCCCTATCTGGCGGCTCTTGAGGTAGGCGCGGTTGCGGTAAATCAGCTTCTGCGCCGCCCACTGCTGCTGATAGTCAAAATATCGCTTGTGCAGCCGCGCTTCAAAATCCGCCTTTGTCAGGCGGCTCACGTCATTCTTGACCTGTTTGCCCTTACGGGGCTTGCGCTCCCTGCCCTGGTCGCCCATCCCTGCGGGCCCTGGCTCTGCTTCAGCAACTTCCCGCCCCACAGTCCGGGCAGCCGCCCGCAGTTTTTGCAGGCGTTCCAGTGTGCTCACCAGGGCGTCCACTTCCTTCAGCTCGCCGGGCGTCTTGTTGTCCCGCTCAAGCAGGATGGTCAGCCGCCTTTGCGCGGCCTGCTCCGGGGCTTCGTGCGCCAGCAGGTCGTCCCACTGCCCCTGCGAAATCCAAAAATACACCGTGCGGCGCGGCACATTCAGGGCCTCGCTTATCTCCGTGGCGGAATAGCGCTTCAAGTACATGCCGCGCGCGGCGTCCTTGATTTCTTCCGGGTAGCTGCGGCGCGAGCTGGTGCTGTTTTCGTCATCCATGCCTGACGCATAGCAGATCACGCGGCGGGAATCCCGGCCCCTGTGTCCAGATTTATCTAGTCTGGACAAGCACTTGTTGACCATCACCCCACGCGCGAGGGTATTCTTGCGGGCAGGAGAGTACACCATGCCCGCACTCATTACCAAGTTTTTCAAAGTCGCCCAGTCCGGCCCGACTGTAGACGGCCGCAACATCGACCCGCAGTGGCTGCGCGACATGGCCGAAACCTACGACCCTGCCGTCTACCGCGCCAAAATCTGGCCCGATCATCTGCGCTTCGGCAACAACTACGGTTCGGTTGTGGCCCTCAAGGTTGAGGAAGCGGACGGCGTGGTCAGCCTCTATGCAAGTCTGGCGGTCAATGCCCAGTACCTCTGGGACAACCAGTACGACCAGCGGTTGAGCTTCAGCATTGAACATCTGGAAAATTTCGCGGGATCGGGCAAGTCCTACCTTGGCGGCCTGGGCGTTACAGACAGCCCCGCAAGCCTCGGCACAGACGAGCTGAAGTTCTCGCGCCGCGCATCCTGCGGCGGGCAGAGCGCGAGCATTTTTGCGGGCCAACCCGTGGACGCCTCCTGCTTCAGCGCGGATCCCGCAAGCGACACCACAGAAGCCCCCGGCTGGTTCACTACATTCATCAAAAAATTTCTTCCCTGTGAGGAACCCCCAATGGATCAGAAGCAGTTCGACGCCATGAACAAACGTATTGAAGGGCTTGAAGGCCAGCTCGGCGAAATCAAATCCCTGGTGGAAGGCAAGTTTGCCGCTGCACCTGCAGCCACCACTGCCCCCGCTGCGGCTGGCGAACCCAAGCCCGGCACAATCCAGCCGGATGGCAAGCAGCCCCAGGGCGAAACCTCGCCTGACTTCGCGGCCCTCACCACCGCCCTTGCCGATAGCTTTAAAACGGCCCTGGATCCCGTGCGCCAGAAGCTGGACGAAATGGACAAGCGCTTTGCCGCTGCCAAACCCGGCGCGCCGGTTGCCGACACCACCGGCCCCGCCGACGAAAACACCCCCCTGATCTAGGAGCCAACGCAATGCGCGACCAAACCCGCAAACTTTTCAAAATTCTCTGCGCCCGCTTTGCCGCAGGCTTTGGCGTGGCCGACGTCAGCCAGCAGTTTTCCGTATCGCCCACCGTACAGCAGTTGCTCAAGGACAAGATCGTGGAAGCCTCCACCTTCCTGCCCCGCATCAATTTCATCATCGTGGACGAGCTGAAGGGCGAAAACATCCTGGCCGGCGCGTCCGGCCCTGTCACCGGCCGCACAGACACCACGGGTGATGCCGAGCGCAGCCCGCGCGACGTGCTCGGGCTGGAAAAATTCACTTACGAACTGGCAGCCACCCAGTCCGACGTCTACATGCGCTACAACACCGTGGACGCCTGGGCCAAGTTCAAGGACATGGCCGAGCGCTATTCCCGTTATGTATGGGCGCGTATGGCCTCCGATATGGAGATCATCGGCTGGAACGGCGTAAGCGTTGCCGCCACCACCAACCTTGTGGCCAATCCCATGTTGCAGGACGTGAACAAGGGCTGGCTGCAATACATGCGCGACAACAAACCCGCCAACGTGCTGCCCCAGGGCAGTGTGGCAGGCAAAATCCGCTTTGGCGCTGGCGGCGACTTTGTGAACCTCGACGTGGCCGTGCACGACCTTTTGCAGGGCATCCCCTCCTTCCTGCGTCAGGATCTGGTGGCGCTTATCGGCACAGACCTGATCGCGCAGGAAAAGTCCGCTCTCATGGCCGCAGTGGGCGGCAAACCTACGGAAAAAACCCTTGCCCAGCTCTCGCTTGCCACCTTTGGCGGCCTGCCCTGGGAAACGCCGAGCAACTTCCCCGCGCGCGGGCTTGTCATCACCAGTCTGGATAACCTGTCCATCTATCAGCAAGACGGCTCCTGGCGTCGTCAGATTGTGGACAATCCCAAGAAAGACCGGGTCGAGGACTACAACAGCCGCAACGAGGGCTATGTGGTCGAAACGCCCGAAAAGCTGGTGGCCTGGGAGTTCAACAACGTCAAGCTTGAAGGGGAATGGTAATGGGCAGCCTCATGCTCCAGTTCCAGCGCGCTCACAAGGCGAACACGGGAACCGTGGTCGGCCAGTTGCCGGAAGTGGCACCCCCCGCGCCCCCCACCGGCCTGCCCTCCGGCCTCATGGCCGGGCAGCAGTTGGCGGCCTTCTGCACAGCCTCGCTTACGGAGGATCTGCGCGCCCTCAAGGAAGTGTCCAGCCACGCCAGCCGCGACATCACCAAGCGCGATGTGCTCATTCCCAAGTATGCGGACTATGTGCGCCGCCTGCGCGAGGCCGGGCACACGCACGAGCTGATCGGCTATTACCTGGTCTGGCTCATGGATTCCGGCATGATTGAAGAAGGCCTTGAGCTGGCCCTCTGGTGCGTTGGCAACGGTCAAACCCTGCCCGAATGCTTCAGCAGCAAGCTGCCCTACTTTGTTTCGGACACCCTGCTCACCTGGGCGGAAGCCGAAACCGCAGCCGGCCGCACTGTGCAGCCCTACCTTGACCAGTGGAGCACAGCAGTTACCGCCGCGCCCGATGCCTGGAACCTGCCCGATGTTATCACCGGGCGCTGGCGCAAGGTGCTGGCCCAGCAGGCGGAACTTGCGGGCGACCTCGCCGCGGCCAAGCCGCACTACGAGGCGGCGCTGGCCCTGGGGGCCAAGTGCAAAACCGCCCTGGGCGACGTTACCCGCAAGCTTGAAAAAGCGCAGGGAGCGGAAACCACCGCGCCCGAACCTGAAGAAATCACCCCCGCAGCAGACCAGCCCGAAGTGGCGGCAACTGGCGAGGGTTAGGCACTCCCCACCCAACCGGGGCGGCCTTGCGTGACGGCCCGAGGCACTGCGTTTTTACGCCTGCCATAGTCCTAAAACGCAAGGCCCGCCCCACTACAGTGAGCAGGCAGCATGAGCTTTTCCGCAGTCTCCAAAGGGTTAAGCCCCCTCATTGTTTCTGGCGATGGCTGGTGGCCGGATCTGCCCGTGGCGGACTTCCAGCAGACCTACCGCCTCCCCCAGGAATATGCGGACGTGCTCTTGCAGGATCATCTGGAGCTTGCCGCCCTGTGGGCGCAGCGCCAGCTTGAGGAGTGGCGGCAACAGAGGGAGGCCGAGGGACACGCGGATCTGGCCAGCGTTCCCAAGGGGGCCTTGCGGCTCTATCGGCGGGCCGTGTTCTGCCACGCCAAGGCGCTCTTGTTGCCCCAGTTCTCCACGGTTGAGCGGCGCGAGGCGGCAAAGAACGACGCCAAGGAAAGCCCGGAAACATACCGCCAGTTTTACGCCTGGGCGCAGGATGCCGTAGCCGACATTCTGGGCCGCACCCGGGCGGACATTGAACTTTTGTAAGGTCAGCCATGCGCAAGTTTACCGCCCTCGTCAAACACCTGCTGGAATCCTCGGGCCTGCCGCGCGAACAGTGCAGCGCCTTTGCCGACCAGGGCGAGCTGTTGCTGACTGGCCGGGACATGGGCCCCGCCTACGTTGACGACCAGCCCCGCCGCCAGTTGGATCTCGGCGTGTGGAAGTACGAGGCCGTCATCAATCTGGAGCGCTACCCCTACGACGGCATGACCCTGCTCTCTCTGGTGCTGGCATGGCTGGCGGAGCATGACGCGGATCGCGCCGCCCAGGGGCTGGAAGATCCCAAAATCACCGTCACGCTCAACGATGGCGACACGTCAGACGTTGAGCTGGATATATTTTTTGAGGAGGCCCTGGCCGTGATTGAGGATCCCGCAGGCCCCATCAAATTTGAGGGCACACGCTGGAGCATGGCTCCTACCGTGCTAACCCCTGCGGAAAAACTCACCGGCCTGCACGGGGCCGTTAGGGGCGACCATGTTTAGCGTGCGCATCACGGGCAACCAGCAGATCAATGCCGTTCTAAACAGATTTTCTGCGGAGATCAGGGAGCGCCAAAAGTTGGCCCGCCGCATGGGCGGCTATGTGCGCACCCTGTCCCGGCAAAATATCAAGCGCCAGCGCACGGTTGACGGCGCGGCCATGACCCCGGCGCAAAAGCGCCGAGAGGCCCGCCCCATGCTCATGGGGCTGCATCGCGACATGAAGGTGCGCGCGGCAGCAGGCAACCAGGGCGTGACCGTCAGTTGGGACAATGCCCTCATGGCCGCCATCGGCTACCGCCACCAGGAAGGAGTAGGCGAGGAATGGGGGCCAAAGCGCGCCCGCACCGTCTACGGGCAGCCGGACTACAAGGCCCGCGCCACCCGCGCCCAGGCCAAGGCTCTGCTGCGCGAGGGCTACCGCCTCATGGTTCCGGCCAAGGGCGGCGGGCGCAGGCCCATGCGCGTCACCGTGCAGTGGATTGAAGAAAAAATGACCCTGGGCCAGGCCGGGTTGATCCTGCGCCTGATCCGCACAGGCCAGACCAAGGGCAAACAGTCCTGGCGCGACACCGTGCCGGCGCGGCCTTTCCTCGGCGTTACGCCGCAGCAGGCCGAGGATCTGTCCCGAAAGCTCGTCAAAAGTTTGCTCACAGCCGCCCGCGCATAACAGGGCAGGAAGGTACAACATGCTTGGAACCGTACAGATAAATAATCTCAACCTGAAACAGGGCGAGCTGACCAGCGTTGAAAACTACATGCTGTTCACCGGCATTGCGGCGGCTGACTGCCAAAATACCGGAAAGATCGTCACCATCGACCAGTCCACGGATCTGGACGCCGTGCTGGGGGCAACCGCCAGCGACCTCAAAACCCAGGTGACGGCAGCGCGCCTCAATGCCGGGCAAAACTGGTACGGCTGCGTCTTGCCCTACACCGTAGCCGAATCCACGCCTGACGCTCTGCCCGATGCTATGGATGCAGCTTTTGAAAGCGCCGTCAACACGGCAATGGAACACGTCAAGGTCGAGGCCATCATCCGCACCGATCCCGTCACCAGGGCAACCAGCGTGGAAGCCATGCAGGCCCTGGCCGAAAGCATCATGGCCAAGTATATGCGGCCCCTCTGGATCATGGCCCGCGCTCCCCAGTTCAACAGCGCAAGCCAGACCTTTGCCGATTATCATGCCCTGGCCTCTGCCCTTCAGGCGGACATCGCCGCCGACCAGGTCATGCTGACCGTGAGCCTTTGGGGGCACGAGATGGGCACCCTTGCCGGGCGGCTGGCCAGCGAGGCCGTCACCGTGGCCGACAGCCCCATGCGCGTGGCCACTGGCGCTCTGGTGGGCGTGTGGAGCAACCGCCCCACAGACAAAACCGGGCGCGTCATTGACCTCTCCGTGCTCAAGGCGCTGGACGCCGCGCGCTTCTCCGTGCCGCAGTGGTACCCCGATTATGAGGGCATGTACTGGGGCGACGGCAACGTGCTGGACGTCAACGGCGGCGACTTTCAGGTCATTGAAAACCTGCGCGTGATTCAAAAGTGCATGCGCCGCGTGTACCCCCTGGCCGTGGCCCGTATTGGCGACCGCCGCCTCAACCAGACACCGGCCAGCATTGCCCAGGCGCAGACAGCCTTCATGGCTCCGCTGCGCGCCATGAGCCGCAGCCGCACCATTTTGGGCATCGTCTTTCCCGGCGAGATTGAACCGCCCAAGGAGGGCGACATCACCCTCACCTGGGTCAGCAAGTACAGCGTGGAAGTCTTCATTGCTGCGCGCCCCTACAACTGCCCCAAAAAGATCACCTGCAACCTTTTGCTTGACCTGACAAACTACGCAACCGCGACAGCGTAGGAGGCTCTACATGCAACGCATCAGCGGCAAAAATTTTGATGTTTCCATTGGCGACCTCACCATGAACGTGGGCAAGGCGACCCTGACCATCGAGGACAAAACCGATGTGGCCAAGGATGGCGGCGTGCCCAACGGATGGGTGGACGGCGAGGCGGGCGCTTCCGGCGACATGGAACTGGACGCCCAGGCCATTGGCATCCTGGGCGAAGCCGCCAAGGCGGCTGGCTCGTGGCGTGGCCTCGGCACCTTCGACATCCTGTTCTACGCCAAAACCGGGCAGGATGAAGAAATGAAGGTCGAGGCCTTCGGCTGCAAATTTGTGCTCGACAGCCTGCTCGACCTCGACAAGGCGGGCGGCCAGAAACACATCAGCAAGGTCAAATACTTTGTGACCAGCCCGGACTTTATCCGCATCAACGGCGTGCCCTACCTGCGGCCTGAAGAAACCGAAGGCCTTATCAGCAACGACAAGTAAGGAACCAACATGGATCGCAAGGAAGTTCTGCGACGCGCCTTTGGCTTCAGCATGAGCGAGGAAGGGCGCGACAAATTCACCGACGATAAGCGCGACGCGGGCGGCCCAACCAAGTGGGGCATGGCCCTGAACTATAACCGCGACATCATTCCCGACAAGGACGGCAACGGCGTCATAGATGCCGCCGACGTCAAGCAGCTTACAGAAGCCGACGCCCTGGTCATGTACGAAAAACGCTACTGGCGGCCCAACATCAAGCCGGAATACCCGGACGCCCTGGCCTTTATGCTGGTGGACATGATGCTCAACCCCGGCCCTGGGGCAACTCCCAAGCTGCTGCAACAGGCGCTCAAGGCCTGCGGCCAGAAGGTGGACGTGGACGGCGATATCGGCGGGCAAACCCTTGCCGCGGTCGCGGCGGTCGATCTTGTGTCCCTGCTCCGCGCCCTCGCGGATCAGCGCCTTGCCTACTACCAGTCGCGGCCCAAATTCCCGGTGTACGGCAAGGGCTGGACTTCCAGAACCCGGCGCTGCCTTGAGGCCGCGCTGCAAATGGCGCGGGGGCAGTAATGGGCAAAACCATAGCCACCATCGTTTTTGCCGTGCTGCTCACGGCCGTGGTTGTCTGGCTGGTCTGGCAGGGGCGAGAGCAGGCCGTGCAAATGGGCAAGCTGGAAGAAACCGCCAAGGCCAACGCCGCCGCCGTGCAGGAACAAAAAGAATGGGCGGGCGATGTGGACAAGGCACTGGAGGGCTGGCGCGTCCAGCGTGACGCCCAGGACAAAAAAACTGCCGACCTGCGCAAGCAACTGGAGGCCGCGCGCCATGATGACAAAACGTTTTCTGCCTGGGCTGACAGCCCTTTGCCTGACGCTGCTGTGCGCCTGCTCCAATCCGGCGCCGCGCGTTGAGGTTGTGCGGCAAGCGCCCCCGGGCGCGTTGCTTGCCCAAACGCCGGAACCTGTGCCGCCTGCCCAGGGCGCGACCAACGGCGAGCTGCTGGACTACGCCATTGAACTGCAAGACGCCGTTCACAGCGCTAACGACGATAAAACAGCCCTGCGCGGGCTTTACGAGGATGCACATGCAGGATCCCGAATCTCTCAACTACCTTGAACGCTTCCTGCAATTCATCCTCCTGCCGGCCAGTCTGTACGGCGCGGGCGGGGCGCTCATGCACTCCACCCGCAAGGGCCGCACCCTCGGCCAGGCAGTTATTGAAGTTGTGGGCGGCGTGGTCACGGCCAACATGGTTTGCCCGCTGATCCAGGCGGAAACCCCGGCTCAATGGCACTACACTCTTTTTTTTCTGGTTGGTTGGGGTGGGCTGGAGCTTGTGGGCAGGCTGTATGAGGCGGGCGTCTGCGCCCTGGAAAGGTACATTCAACGCAAGGTCAACCCCGGCGACAATGCCGGCACACCGCAATAAGGAGCTACTCATGGAAAAGAAAATTTCCCTCACGGTCAACGACAAGCCCCTGAACTTCACCGTCACCCTGGCGAGCTACAACAAATACATTAACGAGCTGACCCACATCAACAAGGTGGCCCCGGCCCGCAACTTCCTCATGCGCTCGGTGGACGAAGACAGCAAGGACGCCTTGCGCGAAATTGTGGATCTGCCCGGCTTCGGTGTGCAGTTGGTAGGGGCATTGCTCGAAGAATACATGCCCGATGTGAATATCATAGTGGGAAAATAGAAGCCCATGCCGCCTCGCTGACAGACGACGCGCTGGGGCAAATGCTGGCCATTTCGCGCCGCTGGTTTCCGCAGATGGAACCCAGCGAGGAGAGCATGGGTGAAGCCCTGTGGCTGGAAAAAGATTACTGGGAAAAGATGGCAATTGCTGTAGCTAACGGCATTGCCCAGGCCTTCAAAGGATAGGTTATGTCTGCACTGCAAAAACTCATGTTCGCCATCGGCGTGTCCGATCAGGGCAGTGCAAAAATTCTTGGCTTCCAAAAAGCCATTGACCGCACATGCCGCAGCGTGCGCCAGGATTTTGAGGGCATCAAGGCCGGGGCACTTTCCGCTGCCGGCGCTGGCATGAGCCTGTACCAGATGGTCAACCCCGCCGTGGACTTCAACCGGGCAGTTGGCGAAGTGCGCAGCCTTGGCACGGGGGAGGATGCCCTGGCCTACCTGCAAACCTCGGCCAAGCAATTCGCCGTGCAGTATGGGGGCAGCGCCGCCGAGGTCGTGCGGTCGTCCTACGACATTCAGTCGGCTATTGCCGGACTTGAAGGCAAGGAACTGGGCACATTTGCCATGGCCTCGGCCACTCTTGCCAAGGGCACCAAGGCAGACGCCGCCACCATCACCGCTTACATGGGCACCATGTACGGCATCTATAAGCAGCAAGCGGACAAAATGGGCCGCGCCCAATGGGTGGAGCAGCTCGCCGGCCGCACCGCCTATGCCGTGCAGATTTTCAAAACCACAGGCATGGAAATGAGCGCAGCATTTACCGCCCTGGGGGCCAACGCCCAGGCCGCGGGCATCTCCGCCCAGGAGCAAATGTCCGTGCTCGGCATGCTGCAATCCACCATGAGCGGCAGCGAGGCTGGCACCAAGTACAAGGCCTTTCTTGCTGGCGTGGGCAGCGCCCAAAAAGAACTGGGCCTCAAGTTCACGGACAAGAGCGGCAACATGCTGGGCATGGACACCATACTGGAAAAGATCAAGGGCAAATTTGGCGACACCTTGAGCGTCAAGGAATCCGACCAGTTGAAAAAGGCCTTCGGTTCGGATGAAGCCGTGAGCCTTATCAAGCTCTTGCTCAACGACACCACCAACCTGAAGAAAAATATTGCCGATATAGGCCGCATCAACAACATGGATCAGGCAAAAAAAATGGCCCAATCCATGACAGACGTATGGGCCCGGCTTGGCGGCGCGTGGGATGTTGTGCGCATCACCTTTGCTCAACGCATGCTGCCCACTATTGAAAAAGTGACGGACAAGATCGTGGGTTTTTTGAAGTATATTCAAAAATGTATGGACATTGCCCCAGGCCTAACCGGCAAACTGGGCCTCATCGTTGTCGGAGCCATTGCCCTTGCGGGCGTCATGGGCATTCTCGGCCTGGTCGTTGCCGCCAACAAGCTGGCCTTTTTGGGGCTGACAACAATCTTCGG
This portion of the Desulfovibrio desulfuricans genome encodes:
- a CDS encoding terminase large subunit domain-containing protein, yielding MVYSPARKNTLARGVMVNKCLSRLDKSGHRGRDSRRVICYASGMDDENSTSSRRSYPEEIKDAARGMYLKRYSATEISEALNVPRRTVYFWISQGQWDDLLAHEAPEQAAQRRLTILLERDNKTPGELKEVDALVSTLERLQKLRAAARTVGREVAEAEPGPAGMGDQGRERKPRKGKQVKNDVSRLTKADFEARLHKRYFDYQQQWAAQKLIYRNRAYLKSRQIGATWYFAQEALEDAVLTGDNQIFLSATRAQSEVFRSYITAIAAEEFDINLTGNPIVLNTAHGPSTLYFLSNNSKSAQSYHGHVYIDEFFWITKFRELFKVATGMAAHKKWRRTIFSTPSALTHDAFSLWSGEDFQQRYAKRKPWPDDAALRAGTACPDSWFRQIVTLDDAMAGGCDLFDLAQLKLEYSTDDFEQLFRCRFIDDAQSVFALSLLERCMVDTGEWTDIDRNAAQPVGNRNVWGGYDPARTGDNASASTLLPPDVSGGVIRLLEKERWQNKSYLWQGERIREQSRRYNYGHFGVDTTGPGIGVYEMVKQFIPMTVPIVYSPQVKAQMVLKALEVMEQGRFQFDAGDIDLAHAFMTIKRTTTNSGQMTYAAGRTEKTGHADEAWSVMHALAAEPLARQDSGGGCVIAMS
- a CDS encoding GPO family capsid scaffolding protein → MPALITKFFKVAQSGPTVDGRNIDPQWLRDMAETYDPAVYRAKIWPDHLRFGNNYGSVVALKVEEADGVVSLYASLAVNAQYLWDNQYDQRLSFSIEHLENFAGSGKSYLGGLGVTDSPASLGTDELKFSRRASCGGQSASIFAGQPVDASCFSADPASDTTEAPGWFTTFIKKFLPCEEPPMDQKQFDAMNKRIEGLEGQLGEIKSLVEGKFAAAPAATTAPAAAGEPKPGTIQPDGKQPQGETSPDFAALTTALADSFKTALDPVRQKLDEMDKRFAAAKPGAPVADTTGPADENTPLI
- a CDS encoding phage major capsid protein, P2 family, translated to MRDQTRKLFKILCARFAAGFGVADVSQQFSVSPTVQQLLKDKIVEASTFLPRINFIIVDELKGENILAGASGPVTGRTDTTGDAERSPRDVLGLEKFTYELAATQSDVYMRYNTVDAWAKFKDMAERYSRYVWARMASDMEIIGWNGVSVAATTNLVANPMLQDVNKGWLQYMRDNKPANVLPQGSVAGKIRFGAGGDFVNLDVAVHDLLQGIPSFLRQDLVALIGTDLIAQEKSALMAAVGGKPTEKTLAQLSLATFGGLPWETPSNFPARGLVITSLDNLSIYQQDGSWRRQIVDNPKKDRVEDYNSRNEGYVVETPEKLVAWEFNNVKLEGEW
- the gpM gene encoding phage terminase small subunit, which produces MGSLMLQFQRAHKANTGTVVGQLPEVAPPAPPTGLPSGLMAGQQLAAFCTASLTEDLRALKEVSSHASRDITKRDVLIPKYADYVRRLREAGHTHELIGYYLVWLMDSGMIEEGLELALWCVGNGQTLPECFSSKLPYFVSDTLLTWAEAETAAGRTVQPYLDQWSTAVTAAPDAWNLPDVITGRWRKVLAQQAELAGDLAAAKPHYEAALALGAKCKTALGDVTRKLEKAQGAETTAPEPEEITPAADQPEVAATGEG
- a CDS encoding head completion/stabilization protein, whose product is MSFSAVSKGLSPLIVSGDGWWPDLPVADFQQTYRLPQEYADVLLQDHLELAALWAQRQLEEWRQQREAEGHADLASVPKGALRLYRRAVFCHAKALLLPQFSTVERREAAKNDAKESPETYRQFYAWAQDAVADILGRTRADIELL
- a CDS encoding phage tail protein, giving the protein MRKFTALVKHLLESSGLPREQCSAFADQGELLLTGRDMGPAYVDDQPRRQLDLGVWKYEAVINLERYPYDGMTLLSLVLAWLAEHDADRAAQGLEDPKITVTLNDGDTSDVELDIFFEEALAVIEDPAGPIKFEGTRWSMAPTVLTPAEKLTGLHGAVRGDHV
- a CDS encoding phage virion morphogenesis protein produces the protein MFSVRITGNQQINAVLNRFSAEIRERQKLARRMGGYVRTLSRQNIKRQRTVDGAAMTPAQKRREARPMLMGLHRDMKVRAAAGNQGVTVSWDNALMAAIGYRHQEGVGEEWGPKRARTVYGQPDYKARATRAQAKALLREGYRLMVPAKGGGRRPMRVTVQWIEEKMTLGQAGLILRLIRTGQTKGKQSWRDTVPARPFLGVTPQQAEDLSRKLVKSLLTAARA
- a CDS encoding DUF2586 domain-containing protein, whose translation is MLGTVQINNLNLKQGELTSVENYMLFTGIAAADCQNTGKIVTIDQSTDLDAVLGATASDLKTQVTAARLNAGQNWYGCVLPYTVAESTPDALPDAMDAAFESAVNTAMEHVKVEAIIRTDPVTRATSVEAMQALAESIMAKYMRPLWIMARAPQFNSASQTFADYHALASALQADIAADQVMLTVSLWGHEMGTLAGRLASEAVTVADSPMRVATGALVGVWSNRPTDKTGRVIDLSVLKALDAARFSVPQWYPDYEGMYWGDGNVLDVNGGDFQVIENLRVIQKCMRRVYPLAVARIGDRRLNQTPASIAQAQTAFMAPLRAMSRSRTILGIVFPGEIEPPKEGDITLTWVSKYSVEVFIAARPYNCPKKITCNLLLDLTNYATATA
- a CDS encoding phage protein — its product is MQRISGKNFDVSIGDLTMNVGKATLTIEDKTDVAKDGGVPNGWVDGEAGASGDMELDAQAIGILGEAAKAAGSWRGLGTFDILFYAKTGQDEEMKVEAFGCKFVLDSLLDLDKAGGQKHISKVKYFVTSPDFIRINGVPYLRPEETEGLISNDK
- a CDS encoding glycoside hydrolase family 108 protein; this translates as MDRKEVLRRAFGFSMSEEGRDKFTDDKRDAGGPTKWGMALNYNRDIIPDKDGNGVIDAADVKQLTEADALVMYEKRYWRPNIKPEYPDALAFMLVDMMLNPGPGATPKLLQQALKACGQKVDVDGDIGGQTLAAVAAVDLVSLLRALADQRLAYYQSRPKFPVYGKGWTSRTRRCLEAALQMARGQ
- the lysC gene encoding Rz1-like lysis system protein LysC (LysC is an Rz1-like component of a phage lytic system, substantially overlapping although not fully embedded in the gene for the Rz-like LysB component.), whose protein sequence is MTKRFLPGLTALCLTLLCACSNPAPRVEVVRQAPPGALLAQTPEPVPPAQGATNGELLDYAIELQDAVHSANDDKTALRGLYEDAHAGSRISQLP
- a CDS encoding putative phage tail assembly chaperone, with translation MEKKISLTVNDKPLNFTVTLASYNKYINELTHINKVAPARNFLMRSVDEDSKDALREIVDLPGFGVQLVGALLEEYMPDVNIIVGK
- a CDS encoding DUF6890 family protein, which gives rise to MLAISRRWFPQMEPSEESMGEALWLEKDYWEKMAIAVANGIAQAFKG